A portion of the Megalobrama amblycephala isolate DHTTF-2021 linkage group LG23, ASM1881202v1, whole genome shotgun sequence genome contains these proteins:
- the neurog1 gene encoding neurogenin-1 → METVYSDMDTSSCDYSFTHTDDEDSRSSLHPASPASSCGKPPASPAELQQKKRRRGRARNEATVHVVKKNRRMKANDRERNRMHNLNDALDALRSVLPAFPDDTKLTKIETLRFAHNYIWALSETIRIADQKSRDPALLLPGLSCMGDAPSPGGDSCSWPSGASSSSSSPSYSNSDPGSPAAMDDFGYLQTDVVYSYTNFVPSIY, encoded by the coding sequence ATGGAAACTGTATACTCCGACATGGACACCTCAAGCTGCGACTACTCCTTTACGCACACTGATGACGAGGACTCGCGCAGCAGCCTCCACCCCGCGTCCCCCGCGTCCTCCTGCGGCAAGCCACCTGCGTCTCCAGCCGAGCTGCAGCAGAAGAAGAGGCGCAGGGGGCGCGCGAGGAACGAAGCCACCGTGCACGTCGTGAAGAAGAACCGCCGGATGAAGGCCAACGACCGCGAGAGGAACAGAATGCACAACCTCAACGACGCCTTGGACGCTTTGAGAAGCGTGCTGCCGGCCTTTCCCGACGACACGAAGCTGACCAAAATCGAGACTCTGCGCTTCGCTCACAACTACATCTGGGCACTTTCGGAGACCATCCGGATCGCAGACCAGAAGTCAAGAGACCCTGCGCTGCTGCTCCCCGGACTAAGCTGCATGGGAGATGCGCCCAGCCCCGGCGGTGACTCTTGCTCCTGGCCGTCCGGCGCATCCTCCTCGTCTTCATCCCCGTCTTACTCCAATTCAGACCCGGGCAGCCCCGCAGCCATGGACGATTTTGGATATTTGCAAACCGATGTAGTTTACAGCTACACCAACTTCGTACCTAGCATCTATTAA
- the polr2g gene encoding DNA-directed RNA polymerase II subunit RPB7 produces the protein MFYHISLEHEILLHPRYFGPNLLNTVKQKLFTEVEGTCTGKYGFVIAVTTIDNIGAGVIQPGRGFVLYPVKYKAIVFRPFKGEVVDAVVTQVNKVGLFTEIGPMSCFISRHSIPSEMEFDPNSNPPCYKTVDEDIVIQQDDEIRLKIVGTRVDKNDIFAIGSLMDDYLGLVS, from the exons ATGTTTTATCAC ATCTCTTTGGAGCATGAGATTCTCCTCCATCCCAGGTACTTTGGACCCAACCTTTTGAACACAGTCAAGCAGAAACTGTTCACTGAGGTGGAGGGAACATGTACAGGAAA GTATGGCTTTGTTATTGCAGTAACCACAATTGATAATATTGGAGCAGGTGTAATACAGCCCGGCAGAGGTTTTGTGCTGTATCCCGTCAAATACAAAGCCATAGTATTCCGTCCCTTCAAGGGAGAAGTTGTGGATGCTGTTGTCACTCAGGTTAACAAA GTTGGACTCTTTACAGAAATTGGCCCCATGTCTTGTTTCATTTCTCGTCAT TCTATTCCCTCTGAGATGGAGTTTGATCCAAACTCAAATCCGCCATGCTATAAGACAGTTGATGAG GACATTGTGATCCAACAAGATGATGAAATTCGACTGAAGATTGTGGGAACTCGAGTGGATAAGAATGATATT tttgctATTGGATCTCTTATGGATGACTACCTGG GTCTTGTGAGCTGA